GGATCTACCACGTCGAAGGCCAGTTCGAGGGGATGGACGCGCAGCAGCGCCAGGCAGCGCGGGAACAACTGACCCGGCCGCTGTGGAAGGAACTGCACGTCTGGCTCAGGCTGGAGCGCGGCCGCGTGCCCGACGGCGGCTCCATCGCCGCGGCGATCGACTACAGCCTGAACGCCTGGGATGCGCTGACGCGGCACCTCGAAGACGGTGCGGTGCCGATAGACAACAACTTCATCGAACGGCAGATCAAACCCTGGGCCATGGGCCGCAAGGCATGGCTGTTTTGCGGCAGCGAATTGGCCGGCCAACGCGCAGCGATCGTCATGAGCCTGGTGCAGTCCGCCAAGCTCAATGGGCATGACCCATGGGCCTACCTGCGCGCCGTGCTGGAGCGGCTTCCCAGGCATCAGAACAGCCGCATCGAAGAGTTGCTGCCGCACCGGTGGCGAAAACCAAACACATGATCGCTGGTCGGCGAGAACGCTGTCAGCTCAGCGGCTTGTCGTCACGGGGGACGGCGGGTCGCTCACTGTCAGTCGGCTGTTCAACGTTCGGAACAAGACGGTCCAGCGGGAGGCGCTGGTGAAGTTTGACCTGATGCGGAGCGGCTCCGACGTGGTGTCGTACAGCGGGCCGGAGCTTCGCCAGCCCGACGGCTTCACATTCATGGCGCTGGTGAACATGACGCGCGACTTCCGCGTAGGGACCGCCGTCGCTTTTGAGCCATCAGTCCTTTGCAACGCACTCGTCGGTTATTACGACACTCGCTCCCGCCTGCAGTTGAAGGAGTCCATCAAGCGGCTGATGCAAGCTGTGATTACCTTCCCCGACTTCAGCGTACAACTGGCGCAGAAGTTCCTTCACCCCGCCCGTGGGATGTGGTCAGTTGCGCTCGACCCTCAGATTGTTCGGCTCTTTGGGGCGTCGAACTACATCTGGCTCGACCTTCAACTCCGCAGGGAACTGACCGAAGGTCTGGCGACGTGGCTCTACGGATACATCCGTGGGCAAAGTTACTTGAATCCCACCAGGCTCGAACTGCTCCATGAGGCCTCGGGCAGCGACGCCAAGTCCGTTGCGGCGTTCCAAAGGTCCTTGTATCCGGCGCTGCGCGAGCTCACAGAGCGCGGAGTTCTCGAGCCCGGAGCTCGGGTCCAGGACGGTGTCCTCCATTGGAGGAGGACACCACGCGCTCAGGGGGCATAGGGCGGGCCCATGTCTTTCCTGCTGTTGCCGACCTTCTGCCATGAAATGACTGAATGCCTCGGGCTGACGCGCCGAGTCATTTCTCATCGCCGCCGACAGAAGACTGACGAACGAGTCGAGCGCCGACTGGTGCTGCGATTGCCTCATTTCAGGGAGACCGTTTTTCCGTACCGCGCTAGGTATTCGACCTTATGGAGGGGTCTCGAACCTTGCAAGGTCCGCTGCGTTGCGTCCCGTTGCCGACTTGCCCATGTGAAATGGCTGACTGGCTGGTAGGCTTGTTCCCCTACTTGCCGAGTTGCAACAGTGAAATGACTTACCCAGACAGTGAAATGACCGAACGGAATCGCCGTAAGTAACTGTCGCAGTTGAGGTTTTCGGCTTCTCTCCTTAATCCTTATTGGACCGAGGAATCGCGTCCTTGCCGAGGCAGGTGGGCTTCTCACGGTGGCTGAGCGCCTTCAGACGCCAGCCCTTTCAGAGGCGGCTGCCCTACCTGAATTGAGCAATCGCGCTGGCCATGGCAGGAGCTCTTACCCAACCTAGTCTTACAGCCGTCCCCGGGAAGGGAAACGCTCCGTGAGCTTGGTGCACCGCTGAAGCGGTTCAGTTGGCGCCTCGGGCAAGGGCGAGGCCTTCAACCTCTGCGATACGACGGCGGTGTTGGCGGCTAGGCCAGGTACCCGGGGCGCTTGCCGCGGCTCCTCCAGCGCGGCAATGCCTTCTGCGAGCTCGTCGAATGGACCTTACTCGATACCGTGGCCAGCTATCGGAAGAACGTGCCAATGACTGTTGACGAGCACAATGCGCGCCTCGACGCTGCGGCTCAGCTTTGGGAAGCTGGCGAGTCTCCCGAGGAACGCCTTGCGACTGCGCTCGCTATCGACATGAAGTTGGAGCCGACGCCTCGTCCTGCACTACCAAGTCAGGCTGGCGCGCCGACAGCTAAGTCCGAGAGCTAACTTCGGCTGCGCCTTGGCCGTGTAGGCGCAGAGCCCTCTCCGGGACTCAGGGAGGCACCCAGCTTGGCCAGGCGACTCCGCATCGGAATCAGGCTGCAGACGCCTCGGCTTCTTTGCCGATGAGCTCAAGGGCCTGGAGCTCAGCGTCGGAGACCTTGCCGTACCGGCGGCGCACCTCAAATGCCGACACGAAGAGCTTCTCGTGGTCGGGCACTTTGCTGTCCGCCGCCACATCGGCGAAGACCTCGTCAACGACTTTGCAGGCCTCCAAGAGAGAGCGGACAACATACCAAAGTCCCCCCTCGGCGTACCAGGCAGGCATGTCCGCAGCGAAGAGCTCAATTGTCCGCCGCTCGTAGGCCGTTCCGTCGGTCGCCCCCGCCTGCTTCAATGCCTTCTTGCGGTGGTCCCGCCGACGGGTGACCTCCGCCTCGGTGCCTTGATGACGCCACGCTCGGCCATCGCACGAGTCACGACATCGCCTGAGGAACACAGCCGCCTCACCAGCGCGGTGCGTAGCAAGACGCGGGTGAGCTCCCGGGAGCGCACCAACACTTCAGTCTCTTTTCCAGCGCGCACATTTCGGATGGTCGTCAGCAAGGTGCCGGGGCTCGCGGCGGCAACGGCCGCATCGGTGTTCCACTCCAGGTTCAAAGTTCCGTAAGCCTCGGGGTGGGCGAGCCTCTGACCCGCCCCCTCGGTTGATTCCGCATCTGCGGGCCAGCACCCCTTCAGCACCAGCTCGCGTATCAATTCATCAGTGGTCATGACATCCATCATTGCAGCAGCTAGCCCGTTTGTCTGCGGGTTCTGGAAGTACGTTGAACTCAGCATCCAGATGCGCAAAAGAGGAGAGCCGGCCATGGCCGGCTCTCCATTTGGGCAGCTTCTTCTATGTTGACCAATATTTAATTGGTCTCGTAGGAAGCCTAAAGGCGGCTAACTGCCACAGGTCTGAAGTTGTTCAACGCACGCTGCGCAACAACAACTCTGGCGCGACAGTGGAAACGCGTGCCACGGCATCGCCAATCGCTGAGACAGCGTCGAAGTGGTACGCGAACTGCAGGGACAGGTGGCCCATGACCACCTGCCCTTCCAGCGAGGAGCGAAGCTCGCTCGCATCCAGGCGCTTTCTGGCATCGTCCACCTTGGTACCCGCAGGCACCTCGTAAACCAAGGTGAATCGGGCGACAGGCGGACCGCCAGGAGAAGCAGCTTCTGCGTCCCCCGCAAATCTGGCATCACCTTCCACATCCCTGGAACTCGCGGGACCGCTATCCTCGCCCTTCATGATTGTCGCAAGTCCACGGCGATAAGCGCCTGCTTGTCTGTGCTCAGAATGCGGCGCAGCAGCACTGCCGGAAATTTCGTCATCGTTCGGTTTCAAAACATCTCTCCAATGGATAGATTGGCGCTCGTGTTTATGGCGGGCAGGTCGGTTTGTCTTCCTGCCCGACAAGGCAAGTCACACGCGCCGAAAGGACTTGCCGAGCAAAGCGGTATGCGGCGCTGAAGCTGCGACCAGAGCTGGCAGGTCGATGTCTTCAGCAAGTTGCCGAAATGGCTTGAGGCAGCGAACTTTCAGAGCCGCTTGAATGACTTGCCCAAGAGTTCACCCATGCGCTTGTTGCCATCGGACGAGGTGAAGCGCGCGTAGTGCTTCTCCACGGTCGCCGGTCGGTCGTTCAGCACACGCGCCACTGTCTGGATTTCCCCAGGGGCGGCCTTGATGATTGACGAGCCAATCAGATGCCTGAACGCCTGCGTGCCGACCCCGGGGCAATTCCACAGGTATTTCTTGGTCAGCCAGAAGATTCGCTTGCTCAGGTCGTTCCATGGAACATGCGCATTCCATTTTTCAGCCAGTCCTTTGGCCTTGACCAGGAACAACAAGTCGCACGGGCTGCGCAGAAGCAACGGCCGGTGCTTGAAAAGGTATCGCTCAAGGTCCGCCCAAACAGACGCATGAACCTCGGCGTCGTAGTCGAGGTCGCCTGCAGCGCCTTTTGCGTTCTTGAAGAATGGGGTCCGCCATCGGATGTGCCAAGAACCATCGTTCTTCTGGTACAGGTTGCCCGTGTTGTCCGGACGCCAGGTCATGTGCGCAATATTTCGGTGGCGCAACGGATTGGAGGCAATCAGCTTGACCATAACCAGGTCGCGCGACCAGACCGCTTCGCGCCGGGGATTGCCGATGGGACGATTCGCCCGCATCCTTTGGACCATATCTACCAGAGCCTCCATCGGCTCCGGCAAGTTGAGAACACCATTCAAGGGCTCGAATGGGTCCCGGTGCACCTGAATTTGTCCGCGCAAAGATTGCGTCAGCCGACGGCAGTACTTCATCTGCCGCTCGCACATGTCGACCCAGTCACCCTTCTGGAACCGCTCCGGCAGAGTCGCCTTGAGCCAAGGCGACTGCGGGAAGTACCCCTCCACCGGGCGCACCAAGGACATCAACCAGCCTAGGAACTCGGGCACATACGTCGTGTGCGAACCCCCTGCCCGCTTCTTCCGCCATTCCAGGTACTGGACGAGGTAGTCAGGAACAACAATCCAGGCCAGCGTGTGCAGTTCGCTCTCGGGCAGACCTGCGCCGCCGTCCTCAACAGACAGCTGGAGCCAGCCGAGGTAGCTCGCGACCTTTGCCCAAACGGCCTGGGCGGACGCAACTTCTTTGCCGCCCAGGTATCGGTACCAAGTACGGTCTGTCTTGCGGCCCATAGGCAACGGCGACATGCGCCACTGGCCCTTCGCGCTCCGCTCGAGGTCCGGTACCAGCGCGGTCTTGTAGACCATCAGGTCGTGCCACTGCTGCCGCAGCGGTGAGTCCGGCCCTGGCACGAACCAATACTCGTACTTGGTGAGCTTCCCCAACCGGTTTCGGTATTCAATCGCTGGCGCCTCGCCTAGGTCCGGCTGCAGCCTCGAGGGGTGCGCAACGCCCGAAAGCTTCCACAACTCCCCGCGCTCCATGCCGAAGTAGTTCTCGACGCGGTGCACGTAACGCGAGCTCGATGGCCGCGGGACCTTACCGTGCATCCAACCCAGCATCATGTCGTATGGCACCTGACTCATGTTGGCTACACGTTTGATGCTGTGGCCAGAGAGCAGCGTCTTCAGTTGCTGAACGAAAGGCGTCGGCTTCTCGGCGTCCAGCGCTCGAGTGGTGTCGTCCTCCTGAACCATCTGCCGAAGTGGAGTCAACGCCGCACGGGTGTTGGTCAGGTTGCGCTGCTTTCGTCCGGACTCGCGCAGCACTTCAAGGAACTGTTCCAGGCTATCTGGAAACTCGGAACGCATCTCTTCTCCGACTACGTCGTCTTCAGAGATGTGGTTCGCGCGAAGGACCCCCCGAAGAGCGGTAGCCCTGTTGGCAGCGGTGTTCGGGTTGAGTTGCTTGGTGGTGACGAAGTAGTTGAGCTTCTCCAAGAGGTCCTGATAGGTCAGCGGCGTCGGCTTCATTGCAGTCTTTCGAGCCCGTGCCGCACGCTTGGACGCCGTCTGCGAAGCAGGTAGAGACGACGGGACGAAAAACCTGCTAGCTTGGTAAGTTGTTGATTTCATTACCGAACCTCGTAGCCAGCCACTTTTGAAAGGAAGTTGGTAGGTGGCATACATGCAGGTAGTTCGCAGAGCGAAAAAAGCGTTGCGGCACAGGCAGTTATCGCATCGCCTGTCCTATAGCGAGCCGTTTTATTTGCTGCACCGCTCGAAACATGGCCATTTCGGTGCATGGGTGGATGAGCTTTTCGTCCAAGCATTCAATCCATCCAGTGACCCCCGCTTTGTCGCCATCGCTACACGGTTCAGCTACTTTTACAAGGACACCCGATGGACAACAAGTTCGATACCTGCAGCACGCTGCACACAACCCTGCAGCCGATACCGGGCTCTGT
The genomic region above belongs to Aquabacterium sp. OR-4 and contains:
- the trfA gene encoding plasmid replication initiator TrfA, whose product is MTHGPTCAPCWSGFPGIRTAASKSCCRTGGENQTHDRWSARTLSAQRLVVTGDGGSLTVSRLFNVRNKTVQREALVKFDLMRSGSDVVSYSGPELRQPDGFTFMALVNMTRDFRVGTAVAFEPSVLCNALVGYYDTRSRLQLKESIKRLMQAVITFPDFSVQLAQKFLHPARGMWSVALDPQIVRLFGASNYIWLDLQLRRELTEGLATWLYGYIRGQSYLNPTRLELLHEASGSDAKSVAAFQRSLYPALRELTERGVLEPGARVQDGVLHWRRTPRAQGA